A window of Jannaschia sp. M317 contains these coding sequences:
- a CDS encoding SPFH domain-containing protein, which produces MPIFDFLSGQFIDVIEWTDDTRDTMVYRFERHGHEIKYGAKLTVREGQAAVFIHEGQLADVFLPGLYMLETNNMPIMTTLQHWDHGFKSPFKSEIYFVSTTRMTDLKWGTKNPITLRDPEFGPVRLRAFGTYSIKVGDPARFMTEIVGTDGEFTRDEIQYQIRNMIVQAASRALAASRIPVLDMAANTDDLGKIVAEQISATIADYGLTVPELYIENISLPPAVEAALDKRTSMGVIGDLGKYQQFATAEAMQAAAEQPGGGMGMGLGAGMGMAMGNMMQAGPWGAQPAAAAPAPPPPPPVEHVWHIAEDGVTKGPFSKARLGRMVTDREVTRETYVWTQGQDGWKKAEDVAELAQLFTVMPPPPPPGI; this is translated from the coding sequence ATGCCCATCTTCGACTTCCTCTCGGGTCAGTTCATCGACGTCATCGAATGGACCGACGACACCCGCGACACGATGGTCTACCGCTTTGAACGCCATGGCCACGAAATCAAATACGGCGCCAAGCTGACGGTCCGCGAAGGGCAGGCCGCCGTCTTCATCCACGAAGGCCAGCTGGCCGACGTCTTCCTGCCCGGTCTCTACATGCTGGAGACCAACAACATGCCGATCATGACGACGCTCCAGCATTGGGACCACGGCTTCAAATCGCCCTTCAAGTCCGAGATCTATTTCGTCTCGACCACGCGGATGACGGACCTGAAATGGGGCACCAAGAACCCGATCACCCTGCGCGATCCGGAATTCGGGCCCGTTCGCCTGCGCGCCTTCGGCACCTATTCGATCAAGGTCGGCGATCCAGCGCGGTTCATGACCGAAATCGTGGGCACCGACGGTGAATTCACCCGCGACGAGATTCAGTATCAGATCCGCAACATGATCGTGCAGGCCGCGTCCCGCGCGCTCGCCGCGTCGCGCATTCCCGTGCTCGACATGGCGGCCAATACCGATGACTTGGGCAAGATCGTGGCCGAACAGATCTCGGCCACCATCGCCGACTACGGGCTGACGGTGCCGGAACTCTATATCGAGAATATCTCCCTGCCGCCCGCCGTCGAGGCGGCCTTGGACAAGCGCACCTCGATGGGGGTGATCGGCGATCTGGGCAAGTATCAGCAATTCGCGACCGCCGAGGCGATGCAGGCCGCCGCCGAACAACCCGGCGGCGGCATGGGCATGGGTTTGGGGGCCGGCATGGGCATGGCCATGGGCAACATGATGCAGGCCGGCCCCTGGGGCGCGCAACCCGCCGCCGCCGCACCGGCCCCGCCACCGCCGCCGCCGGTCGAACACGTCTGGCACATCGCCGAAGACGGCGTGACCAAGGGTCCCTTCTCCAAGGCGCGCCTGGGCCGCATGGTCACCGACAGGGAGGTCACGCGCGAAACCTATGTCTGGACCCAAGGTCAGGACGGCTGGAAAAAGGCCGAGGACGTGGCAGAGCTGGCCCAGCTGTTCACCGTGATGCCGCCGCCGCCCCCGCCGGGGATCTGA
- a CDS encoding DUF350 domain-containing protein — protein MAAFETIIFAELVGTIFYTFVGLCLMLACWWLVELVTPFSLRKELEEDQNTAIAIVMGSMFLALAIIIAAVIQT, from the coding sequence ATGGCCGCATTCGAGACCATCATATTTGCCGAACTCGTCGGCACGATCTTCTACACCTTCGTGGGCCTGTGCCTGATGCTGGCCTGCTGGTGGCTGGTGGAATTGGTCACGCCTTTTTCGCTGCGCAAAGAGCTGGAAGAGGACCAGAACACGGCCATCGCGATTGTCATGGGGTCGATGTTTCTGGCCTTGGCGATCATCATCGCCGCCGTGATCCAGACCTGA
- a CDS encoding primosomal protein N' (replication factor Y) - superfamily II helicase, whose amino-acid sequence MRFDPGGDRMICDHCGNIDALPSRAPAAIQEIDIRRGLDTAARDADVEETRVLSCPNCGAQVEFDPAIHAAECPFCATPVVTDTGTNRHIKPAAVAPFLLQEAQAHDAMNDWLGGLWFAPNGLQQYARKGRKMSGVYVPFWTIDAQTDTAYSGQRGDTYYVTQTVMRDGKPTKVQVPKIRWTPRRGRVRRFFDDVLVLASTSLPKRHTDALQPWDLAGLAPYAPQYLAGFRAEAYSVDLRAGLEEAKARMDAVIARDVRMDIGGDQQRIDRLQTQLSDVTFKHVLLPVWVAAYKYRGKPYRFVVNGQSGRVQGERPYSAIKITLAVISVLIVAAIAAFLYSGAEGGDLGAFAPSGGGGASWLDN is encoded by the coding sequence ATGCGCTTTGATCCGGGCGGGGATCGGATGATCTGCGACCACTGCGGCAATATCGACGCCCTGCCCTCGCGTGCGCCCGCCGCGATCCAGGAAATCGATATCCGCCGCGGCCTCGACACCGCCGCCCGCGACGCGGATGTCGAGGAAACCCGCGTCCTGTCCTGCCCCAACTGCGGCGCACAGGTGGAATTCGACCCCGCGATCCACGCCGCCGAATGCCCGTTCTGTGCCACCCCCGTGGTCACCGACACCGGCACCAACCGCCATATCAAACCCGCCGCCGTAGCCCCCTTTCTGTTGCAGGAAGCGCAGGCCCACGACGCGATGAACGACTGGCTAGGGGGGCTCTGGTTTGCGCCCAACGGGTTGCAGCAATACGCCCGCAAGGGGCGCAAGATGTCGGGTGTCTACGTCCCGTTCTGGACCATCGACGCCCAGACCGACACCGCCTACAGCGGCCAACGCGGCGACACCTATTACGTCACCCAGACGGTGATGCGCGACGGCAAGCCCACCAAGGTGCAGGTGCCCAAGATCCGCTGGACCCCGCGCCGGGGCCGGGTGCGGCGGTTCTTTGACGATGTTCTCGTGCTCGCCTCCACCTCGCTGCCGAAACGCCACACGGACGCGCTGCAACCTTGGGACCTGGCCGGGTTGGCACCCTATGCGCCGCAATACCTGGCCGGGTTCCGGGCGGAGGCCTATTCCGTCGACCTCCGCGCCGGGCTGGAGGAGGCAAAGGCCCGCATGGACGCCGTGATCGCCCGCGACGTGCGGATGGACATCGGCGGGGATCAGCAGCGGATTGACAGGTTGCAGACGCAGCTGTCTGACGTGACCTTCAAACACGTGCTGCTGCCGGTCTGGGTGGCGGCCTACAAGTATCGCGGCAAGCCCTATCGCTTCGTGGTCAACGGGCAATCGGGCCGGGTGCAGGGCGAACGCCCTTACTCCGCCATCAAGATTACGCTGGCCGTGATTTCGGTCCTGATCGTGGCCGCCATCGCGGCGTTTCTCTATTCCGGGGCGGAGGGCGGAGACCTCGGGGCCTTCGCGCCCTCGGGCGGCGGGGGGGCCAGTTGGCTCGACAACTGA
- the speD gene encoding adenosylmethionine decarboxylase → MIGQHLILEHWGGVTEAGAVTDALHAAARAAGATVLSGHFHPFHGGGVTGVLLLAESHITVHTWPERDYAALDLFMCGRADVEAAADRLDALLTPARTSRQIIARG, encoded by the coding sequence ATGATCGGCCAGCACCTTATCCTTGAACACTGGGGCGGCGTGACCGAGGCCGGGGCCGTGACAGACGCCTTGCACGCGGCCGCCCGTGCCGCGGGGGCGACCGTTCTGTCGGGGCATTTCCACCCCTTCCACGGCGGCGGCGTCACCGGCGTCCTGCTGCTGGCCGAAAGCCACATCACCGTCCACACGTGGCCGGAACGGGACTATGCCGCGCTGGACCTGTTCATGTGTGGACGGGCCGATGTGGAGGCAGCCGCAGACCGGTTGGATGCCCTGCTGACGCCCGCCCGGACCAGCCGGCAGATCATCGCGCGCGGCTAG
- a CDS encoding toxic anion resistance protein: MDTKTRSDAAAIAAEVDQVAAVTLPEPGREIVPLETAPAPVAADIRRRMDELDMTDTQSIIEFGSAAQAELQQISQAMLADVKNKDVGPAGDSLRSIVSTIRGFSVNELDVRRKRSLWEKLLGRAAPFSKFVAKFEDVQGQIDKVTDDLLKHEHVLLKDIKSLDKLYEKTLDFYEQLGLYISAGEAKLAELDATTIPAKEAAVEALPEDDKMIGSQELRDLRAARDDLERRVHDLKLTRQVTMQSLPSIRLVQENDKSLVTKINSTLVNTVPLWETQLAQAVTIQRSREAAEAVRDANDLTNELLTANAKNLREANTVVRTEMERGVFDIEAVRQANEDLVATINESLQIADEGKARRAAAEEELERMEKELRTTLASASARRDGTGDTAGTSVPNT; this comes from the coding sequence ATGGACACCAAGACGCGTTCCGACGCCGCCGCCATCGCCGCCGAAGTCGATCAGGTCGCCGCCGTGACCCTGCCCGAGCCGGGGCGCGAGATCGTGCCGCTGGAAACGGCACCTGCGCCGGTCGCCGCCGACATTCGCCGCCGCATGGACGAGCTGGACATGACCGACACCCAGTCGATCATCGAATTCGGCTCTGCCGCCCAGGCCGAGCTGCAACAGATCAGCCAGGCGATGCTGGCGGACGTCAAGAACAAGGACGTGGGCCCGGCGGGCGACAGCCTGCGGTCGATCGTGTCCACTATCCGCGGCTTTTCGGTCAATGAACTGGACGTGCGCCGCAAACGGTCGCTGTGGGAAAAACTGCTGGGCCGCGCCGCACCGTTTTCCAAATTCGTGGCCAAGTTCGAGGACGTGCAGGGCCAGATCGACAAGGTGACCGACGACCTGCTCAAGCATGAGCATGTGCTGCTCAAGGACATCAAATCGCTCGACAAGCTCTATGAGAAGACGCTCGATTTCTATGAGCAGCTGGGGCTCTATATTTCCGCGGGCGAGGCCAAGCTGGCCGAGCTGGACGCGACGACGATCCCCGCCAAGGAAGCGGCGGTCGAGGCCCTGCCCGAAGACGACAAGATGATCGGCAGCCAGGAACTCCGCGATCTGCGTGCCGCCCGCGACGATCTGGAACGCCGCGTCCACGACCTGAAACTGACGCGCCAGGTCACGATGCAAAGCCTGCCGTCGATCCGGCTGGTGCAGGAAAACGACAAGAGCCTCGTCACCAAGATCAATTCCACCCTCGTCAATACCGTGCCGCTTTGGGAAACGCAGCTTGCGCAGGCCGTGACGATCCAGCGGTCCCGTGAAGCCGCCGAAGCGGTGCGCGATGCCAACGACCTGACCAACGAGTTGCTGACCGCCAACGCCAAGAACCTACGCGAAGCCAATACCGTGGTCCGCACGGAGATGGAGCGTGGCGTCTTCGACATCGAGGCCGTCCGCCAGGCCAACGAGGACCTGGTCGCCACGATCAACGAAAGCCTGCAAATCGCCGACGAGGGCAAGGCCCGGCGCGCCGCCGCCGAAGAAGAGCTGGAGCGCATGGAGAAGGAGCTGCGCACGACGCTGGCCTCGGCCAGTGCGCGCCGCGATGGCACGGGCGATACTGCGGGCACTTCGGTTCCCAACACCTGA
- a CDS encoding polyamine aminopropyltransferase gives MADRQRGAEVWLLSTTLVVAVAGLIYELIAATVSSYLLGDSVRQFSFVIGVFLSAMGVGAWVSRYVGDAVTGFVRAQIGLGLVGGCAALVTFFAYAAVGAVAVPLYGCLIAVGVLSGMEIPLLARILKEIGAGAFRFENVLSVDYLGALVASLTFPVLIVPHLSLVAAGLAFGLLNLAVAGGTLWLFRDRLGGGVRAAWALSVGAVAAALIWSAPLSAALDARLYEDEIVLNERTAYQQVVVTRFQGRVRLFLDGAVQFDTGDEHRYHEPLVHPAMAQAPRRARVLVMGGGDGMAVREVLRWTGVEAVTLVDLDPAVTALFRDRDDLAALNGFALRDPRVEVVNADAFVWVRAAEETYDVAILDLPDPKNLSLSRLYTAEFYRLLARRLSAQGIVVTQAGSPFFAREAFWIVAETLGQEWSVTPYQNYVPSFGLWGFVMGRPAGLVPRMAELPAGLRHMTPAVWDAAQVFDGDTGPVAAPVNTLTTHPLPRAYQAGWDAWFR, from the coding sequence GTGGCTGACAGGCAGCGCGGGGCCGAGGTGTGGCTGCTGTCGACCACTTTGGTCGTGGCGGTCGCGGGTCTGATCTATGAGCTGATCGCGGCGACGGTGTCGAGCTATCTGCTGGGCGATTCCGTACGGCAGTTCAGCTTTGTCATCGGCGTGTTCCTGTCGGCCATGGGGGTCGGGGCCTGGGTGTCGCGCTATGTCGGCGATGCCGTCACGGGTTTTGTTAGGGCCCAGATCGGGCTGGGCCTGGTCGGCGGCTGCGCGGCGCTTGTGACGTTCTTTGCCTATGCGGCCGTGGGGGCGGTGGCGGTGCCGCTTTATGGATGCCTGATCGCCGTGGGCGTGTTGTCGGGGATGGAGATCCCGCTGCTGGCCCGCATCCTGAAGGAGATCGGGGCCGGGGCCTTTCGGTTCGAGAACGTGTTGTCGGTGGACTATCTCGGCGCGCTTGTCGCGTCGCTGACCTTTCCCGTTCTGATCGTGCCGCATCTGTCGCTGGTGGCCGCCGGACTGGCCTTTGGGTTGCTGAACCTGGCGGTGGCGGGGGGGACGCTGTGGCTGTTCCGGGACCGGCTGGGCGGCGGGGTGCGCGCGGCCTGGGCGCTGTCGGTCGGGGCGGTTGCTGCGGCGTTGATCTGGTCGGCGCCGCTGAGCGCGGCGCTGGATGCGCGGCTTTACGAGGATGAAATCGTGCTGAACGAGCGGACCGCCTATCAGCAGGTAGTCGTGACGCGGTTCCAGGGGCGCGTGCGCCTGTTTCTGGACGGTGCGGTGCAGTTCGATACCGGGGATGAGCATCGGTATCACGAACCGCTGGTGCACCCCGCCATGGCGCAGGCTCCGCGCCGCGCCCGTGTCCTGGTCATGGGCGGCGGCGACGGGATGGCGGTGCGCGAGGTGTTGCGTTGGACCGGCGTCGAGGCGGTGACGCTGGTGGATCTGGATCCGGCGGTGACGGCGCTGTTTCGGGATCGCGATGATCTGGCGGCGCTGAATGGTTTTGCCCTGCGCGATCCACGGGTGGAGGTGGTGAACGCCGATGCCTTTGTCTGGGTGCGCGCCGCAGAGGAGACCTATGACGTCGCCATTTTGGATCTGCCCGACCCGAAGAACCTGTCGCTTTCCCGGCTTTACACGGCGGAGTTCTATCGCCTGCTGGCGCGACGGTTGTCGGCGCAGGGGATCGTGGTGACACAGGCCGGGTCGCCGTTTTTCGCGCGGGAGGCGTTCTGGATCGTCGCGGAAACGCTTGGGCAGGAATGGTCAGTCACGCCTTACCAAAACTACGTGCCGAGCTTTGGGTTGTGGGGGTTCGTCATGGGCCGGCCTGCGGGGCTGGTGCCACGCATGGCAGAGCTGCCTGCGGGACTGCGCCATATGACGCCTGCCGTCTGGGATGCGGCGCAGGTGTTCGATGGGGATACGGGGCCGGTTGCGGCACCGGTCAACACGCTGACCACGCACCCCCTGCCACGCGCCTATCAGGCGGGATGGGATGCCTGGTTCCGGTGA
- the dtd gene encoding D-aminoacyl-tRNA deacylase, protein MKSIVQRVTEARVDIEGTTVGRCGPGVLILVCAMQGDTDQNAEALASRIARLRIFRDEAGRMNRSLLDTGGAALVVSQFTLAADTSRGNRPGFSDAAAPDVGARLYEHFTACLRDQGVTVETGQFGADMQVHLVNDGPVTIPIDR, encoded by the coding sequence ATGAAATCCATCGTCCAACGCGTCACCGAGGCGCGTGTCGACATCGAAGGCACCACCGTGGGCCGCTGCGGCCCCGGTGTCCTGATCCTGGTTTGCGCGATGCAGGGCGACACGGACCAGAATGCCGAAGCGCTGGCCAGCCGCATCGCCCGGTTGCGCATCTTTCGGGACGAGGCCGGGCGCATGAATCGTTCCCTGCTGGATACGGGGGGTGCCGCGCTGGTCGTCAGTCAGTTCACGCTGGCCGCCGACACCTCGCGTGGCAACCGCCCCGGTTTCTCCGACGCTGCGGCGCCGGATGTGGGCGCGCGCCTCTATGAGCATTTCACCGCCTGCCTGCGCGATCAGGGTGTCACGGTGGAAACCGGGCAGTTCGGGGCGGACATGCAGGTGCATCTGGTCAACGACGGCCCCGTCACCATCCCGATCGACCGATGA
- a CDS encoding sulfotransferase domain-containing protein, producing MTSLRRAPARDYVNETFDSTRWQAFAPRNGDILVNTPPKAGTTWTQNILALLLTGDPDVAPGLSMQSPWIDIVFRPLDEVMARIEAQRHRRHVKSHTPFDGLPIWSGMRYLAVYRHPLDIHFSFRRHNANMAADIPEKRLCPEDGEAAFRLFVAGDHEYAASLLSIAQHYISARALDGDPSILRLHYADMTRDLPGAMARIAAHIGVTHSPDVMERLVAAATFDNMKANANRFSPSAGQGFWKSDAGFFDSATSNKWEGRLTEAQIATYQARLADLVPDPDMRAWLEWGDRP from the coding sequence ATGACCAGCCTCAGACGCGCGCCCGCGCGCGACTATGTGAACGAGACGTTTGACAGCACCCGGTGGCAGGCCTTTGCGCCACGGAACGGGGATATCCTGGTCAACACCCCACCCAAGGCGGGCACGACCTGGACCCAGAACATCCTGGCCCTGCTGCTTACGGGCGACCCGGACGTGGCCCCGGGTCTGTCCATGCAATCGCCCTGGATCGACATCGTCTTTCGCCCCCTGGACGAGGTCATGGCACGGATCGAGGCGCAGCGGCATCGGCGGCACGTCAAATCGCACACGCCCTTTGACGGGCTGCCGATCTGGTCGGGCATGCGCTATCTCGCCGTCTATCGGCATCCGCTGGACATTCATTTTTCCTTCCGCAGGCACAATGCCAACATGGCCGCCGACATCCCGGAAAAACGGCTTTGCCCCGAAGACGGCGAGGCGGCGTTCCGGCTGTTCGTGGCGGGTGATCACGAATATGCGGCAAGCCTTCTGTCGATCGCCCAGCACTACATCAGCGCGCGGGCGCTGGACGGCGATCCGTCGATCTTGCGGCTGCATTACGCCGACATGACACGCGACCTGCCCGGGGCCATGGCGCGGATCGCCGCGCATATCGGCGTCACGCATTCCCCCGACGTCATGGAGCGCCTGGTGGCAGCCGCGACCTTCGACAACATGAAGGCCAACGCGAACCGGTTCAGCCCCTCTGCCGGGCAGGGCTTCTGGAAGAGCGATGCCGGGTTCTTCGACAGCGCCACCTCCAACAAGTGGGAGGGGCGACTGACCGAGGCGCAGATCGCGACCTATCAGGCGCGGCTGGCCGACCTTGTGCCCGACCCGGACATGCGCGCCTGGCTGGAATGGGGCGACCGCCCCTGA
- a CDS encoding carbohydrate kinase encodes MILCAGEALIDMLPRDTADGPGFYPATGGAVFNTAIALGRLGAPVGLFTGLSDDLFGKRLAEGLAASKVANRAAVSDRPTTLAFVTLTDGHAEYAFYDENTAGRLIAPEDTPDMTGVEALFLGGISLAVEPCARTYEGLALANAHLPIMIDPNIRPGFIRDEATFRARLDRLLAVADVVKLSDEDLAWLGMTAEDILARGVKVLCFTEGAKGVTAITAQGRVSVPAVKVDVVDTVGAGDTFNAGFLAGLHRAGALSKQCPDDDTLRAALTLGAQAAAVTVSRAGANPPWAHELA; translated from the coding sequence ATGATACTCTGTGCGGGCGAAGCCCTGATCGACATGTTGCCGCGCGACACCGCCGACGGACCGGGGTTCTATCCGGCGACCGGCGGGGCCGTCTTCAACACCGCCATCGCATTGGGCCGTCTGGGCGCGCCTGTGGGCCTGTTCACCGGTCTGTCCGACGATCTGTTCGGCAAGCGTCTGGCCGAGGGTCTGGCCGCCTCGAAGGTCGCCAACCGCGCCGCCGTCTCGGATCGGCCCACGACGCTGGCGTTCGTGACGCTGACCGATGGCCACGCCGAATACGCCTTCTACGATGAGAACACCGCAGGCCGCCTGATCGCGCCCGAGGATACGCCCGACATGACCGGGGTCGAGGCGCTGTTTCTGGGCGGCATCTCGCTGGCGGTCGAACCCTGCGCGCGCACCTATGAGGGGCTGGCCCTGGCCAATGCCCATCTGCCGATCATGATCGACCCCAACATTCGCCCCGGTTTCATTCGCGACGAAGCCACCTTCCGCGCCCGCCTGGATCGCCTGCTGGCCGTGGCTGACGTGGTCAAGCTGTCGGACGAGGATCTGGCCTGGCTGGGCATGACTGCCGAGGATATCCTGGCGCGCGGCGTCAAGGTGCTCTGCTTTACCGAAGGGGCCAAGGGCGTGACCGCCATCACTGCGCAGGGTCGCGTATCGGTGCCCGCAGTCAAGGTCGATGTCGTGGATACCGTGGGCGCGGGCGACACCTTTAACGCCGGGTTCCTGGCGGGTCTGCACCGGGCCGGAGCCCTGTCCAAGCAGTGCCCCGACGACGATACCCTGCGCGCGGCCCTGACGCTTGGCGCGCAGGCCGCCGCCGTCACCGTATCGCGCGCCGGGGCCAACCCACCCTGGGCACACGAGCTCGCCTGA
- a CDS encoding cytochrome b/b6 domain-containing protein has protein sequence MPLPNRRSWLKLLHWTVVPFFVWFLVVTPSDVARIGSWAVKLHSVFGLIFVTLALIWTADLIWRGLASRPGPKLRGVARRIHRPLHLTIIWGLFGVAFSGFLLGLTASRVLFAGTILPIAPPLGLPDANDWAGRLHTVEFYVLAGIVAFHALYHTWRHVRLNDNALRIMAPKALHRFL, from the coding sequence ATGCCCCTCCCCAACCGCCGCAGCTGGCTCAAGCTTCTTCACTGGACCGTGGTCCCGTTTTTCGTGTGGTTCCTGGTCGTCACCCCGTCGGACGTGGCGCGCATCGGCAGCTGGGCGGTCAAGCTGCATTCCGTCTTCGGGCTGATCTTCGTGACCCTCGCCCTGATCTGGACCGCTGATCTGATCTGGCGCGGCCTGGCCTCGCGTCCCGGGCCGAAACTCCGGGGGGTGGCGCGGCGCATTCACCGCCCGCTGCACCTGACAATCATCTGGGGGCTGTTCGGCGTGGCCTTTTCGGGTTTTCTGCTTGGCCTTACCGCCAGCCGTGTCCTGTTTGCGGGCACCATCCTGCCCATCGCCCCGCCGCTCGGCCTGCCCGATGCGAACGACTGGGCGGGTCGCCTGCACACGGTGGAGTTCTATGTCCTTGCGGGCATCGTGGCGTTCCACGCGCTCTATCACACTTGGCGGCACGTTCGCCTGAACGACAACGCTCTTCGGATCATGGCACCGAAGGCCCTGCACAGGTTCCTATGA
- a CDS encoding DUF4178 domain-containing protein, with protein sequence MTGAVSAINCTNCGAGLEVLGGGRVTTQVCGYCGARLDANDAYRVLSVHAGMVRPETPFALGMTGEVDGVPFTIIGILELLERWEGEEWRWIDHMLYSPTHGYAWLTLEDGHTLLTRKVRDVPGGVFLTATAVERADARPTVGWRGSTYTYYATSNWQVDFVEGEFTWRAARGQRGTTVSLMPKGVASDMLGYSDNGTEREIEVTRYFPEAAQAFGVDGTVKQGVHPLQPYKAADGKGFYVTWFGALTAASVALALAVLATNGEQRPLFNGAPTDLPEVFAFDVASTARPVRVQMQQLLHQAWAEYDITLTDPRGTLLAETGRGISYYYGGSGDDAWSEGSRYSDLTFQPTTPGPYRLELSLAEAGAGGGGADIRVTVQEGRGSPFWAWIATGLFGLAFLWTLSSGWRHRAARWKDSDWSEEDD encoded by the coding sequence GTGACCGGGGCCGTATCCGCGATCAACTGCACCAATTGCGGTGCCGGCCTGGAGGTTCTGGGCGGCGGGCGTGTCACCACGCAGGTCTGCGGCTATTGCGGTGCGCGGCTGGATGCCAACGACGCCTATCGGGTGCTGTCGGTCCATGCCGGAATGGTGCGGCCCGAGACGCCCTTTGCGCTGGGCATGACCGGTGAGGTGGACGGCGTCCCCTTTACGATCATCGGCATCCTGGAGCTGTTGGAGCGGTGGGAGGGCGAGGAATGGCGGTGGATCGACCACATGCTCTATTCCCCGACCCACGGTTATGCCTGGCTGACTCTGGAAGACGGGCACACCTTGCTGACGCGCAAGGTGCGCGATGTGCCCGGTGGCGTGTTCCTGACCGCGACCGCCGTCGAGCGGGCCGATGCGCGGCCCACGGTCGGGTGGCGGGGCAGCACCTATACCTATTACGCCACGTCCAATTGGCAGGTCGATTTTGTCGAAGGCGAATTCACCTGGCGCGCGGCCCGTGGTCAGCGCGGCACCACCGTTAGCCTGATGCCCAAGGGCGTTGCCAGCGACATGCTGGGCTATTCCGACAACGGCACCGAGCGCGAAATAGAGGTCACGCGATACTTCCCCGAGGCGGCCCAGGCCTTTGGCGTGGACGGCACCGTCAAACAGGGCGTGCATCCGTTGCAGCCCTACAAGGCGGCAGACGGCAAGGGATTCTACGTCACCTGGTTCGGTGCGCTGACGGCCGCCTCGGTGGCGCTGGCGCTGGCGGTTCTGGCCACCAACGGCGAACAGCGGCCCTTGTTCAACGGCGCGCCGACGGACCTGCCGGAGGTATTCGCCTTTGACGTCGCCAGCACGGCGCGGCCCGTCCGGGTCCAGATGCAGCAGCTGCTGCATCAGGCCTGGGCCGAGTACGACATCACCCTGACCGACCCGCGCGGCACTCTGCTGGCCGAAACGGGGCGGGGGATCAGCTATTACTACGGCGGCTCTGGCGACGATGCCTGGAGCGAGGGCAGCCGCTATTCCGACCTGACGTTCCAGCCGACCACGCCCGGCCCTTACCGGTTGGAGCTGTCCCTGGCCGAAGCCGGCGCGGGCGGCGGCGGGGCCGACATTCGCGTCACCGTGCAAGAGGGACGCGGCAGCCCATTCTGGGCCTGGATCGCGACGGGGCTGTTCGGCCTGGCCTTCCTGTGGACCCTGTCATCGGGGTGGCGCCACCGGGCCGCCCGCTGGAAGGATAGCGACTGGTCCGAGGAGGACGACTGA
- a CDS encoding DUF2927 domain-containing protein, translating into MRLLSFLTAGCMSVLLAACQTVPPPVAQSPVPQARPAPARPPAAAPSRESASLALLYRRLEQRLLAQGLLRRDGGGPDTAFGARELARNFERIALFSEYVQINGRYIPQQSRAQLRRWEDPVRIQLHFGASVSDKMRREDTNRIHAYVARLRRLTNHPIGLVTSGGNYHVFVVNLDEQRALAPAIQAAEPALGKSTVRELTQLDRSTYCAVFASSSSAAPNRYVSAIALIRTEHPDLMRLACYHEEIAQGLGLANDSPEARPSIFNDDEEFALLTRHDELLLRMLYDRRLSVGQTADEARPIIRQIAGELAGGRT; encoded by the coding sequence ATGCGTCTGCTCAGCTTTCTGACGGCGGGCTGCATGTCCGTCCTGCTGGCCGCCTGCCAGACCGTGCCGCCCCCGGTCGCGCAATCCCCGGTGCCGCAGGCGCGCCCGGCCCCAGCAAGACCGCCGGCGGCCGCCCCCTCCAGAGAGAGCGCGTCGCTGGCTTTGCTGTACCGGCGCCTGGAACAAAGGTTGCTGGCCCAGGGCCTGTTGCGGCGGGATGGGGGCGGTCCGGATACCGCCTTCGGGGCGCGCGAACTGGCGCGCAACTTCGAACGGATCGCATTGTTTTCCGAATACGTTCAGATCAACGGCCGCTACATCCCCCAACAATCCCGCGCCCAGCTGCGCCGTTGGGAAGATCCGGTGAGGATTCAGCTCCACTTCGGTGCCTCCGTTTCCGACAAGATGCGCCGCGAGGACACGAACCGCATTCACGCCTATGTCGCCCGCCTGCGTCGTCTGACAAACCACCCCATCGGCCTTGTCACGTCGGGGGGCAACTACCACGTGTTTGTCGTGAACCTTGATGAACAACGCGCCCTCGCCCCCGCGATCCAGGCAGCCGAACCGGCTCTCGGCAAATCAACCGTGCGCGAGCTGACCCAGCTTGACCGCAGCACCTATTGCGCGGTCTTCGCTTCGTCGTCCTCGGCGGCGCCGAACCGCTATGTCTCGGCCATCGCGCTGATCCGGACGGAACATCCCGATCTGATGCGCCTGGCCTGCTATCACGAAGAAATCGCGCAGGGCCTGGGCCTGGCCAACGACAGCCCCGAGGCGCGGCCCTCGATCTTCAACGACGACGAGGAATTCGCCCTGCTCACGCGCCACGACGAGCTGCTGTTGCGCATGCTCTACGATCGACGGCTTTCGGTGGGTCAAACCGCCGACGAGGCCCGCCCCATCATCCGACAGATTGCCGGCGAACTCGCCGGTGGCCGCACGTAA